A DNA window from Elusimicrobiota bacterium contains the following coding sequences:
- a CDS encoding dihydroorotate dehydrogenase, protein MSKKNVLETTIAGLKLKSPVMIASGIAGFGGEYNTLHTWDKLGAFVTKTITYEPRSGNPTPRVYETPAGMLNSIGLENPGVELFVKEYIPVLKKLGTKIVVSIAGTCAGDYVKTIRRIDDGDTSEIVAAYELNLSCPNVAKRTVGKTAKSHCIISQDEKLTASVIAAVKKVTCKPIFAKLSPNVTDIKLIASAAERAGADAVVVINTLLGMAVDIQSRKPRIANVMAGLSGAAVFPIALRCVYECVQTVKIPIIGVGGIASAEDAIAMLISGASAVQVGSGLYKNPNLITEVVDGIEKYLKKQNVILTNLISSLRA, encoded by the coding sequence ATGAGTAAAAAAAACGTTTTGGAAACCACTATTGCCGGACTTAAGCTAAAATCCCCAGTGATGATAGCCAGCGGGATCGCGGGGTTCGGCGGGGAGTATAACACACTGCACACGTGGGATAAACTCGGTGCGTTTGTAACTAAAACCATTACTTACGAACCACGGTCGGGTAATCCCACACCGCGGGTATACGAAACACCGGCGGGCATGCTGAACTCTATCGGATTAGAAAACCCTGGAGTTGAATTGTTTGTTAAAGAATACATACCTGTCCTCAAAAAGTTGGGCACCAAAATTGTGGTGAGCATCGCGGGAACTTGCGCGGGGGATTATGTAAAAACTATCCGCCGGATAGATGATGGAGATACAAGCGAGATAGTGGCAGCATATGAACTAAACCTTTCCTGTCCAAACGTAGCGAAACGTACTGTCGGGAAAACCGCGAAGTCGCATTGTATTATCAGCCAGGATGAAAAACTTACCGCGTCGGTGATTGCTGCAGTGAAAAAAGTTACCTGCAAACCAATATTTGCGAAACTATCGCCTAACGTTACGGATATAAAACTTATCGCCAGTGCAGCGGAACGCGCTGGTGCGGATGCTGTGGTTGTGATCAACACATTACTCGGGATGGCGGTGGATATTCAGTCGCGGAAACCGAGGATTGCGAACGTGATGGCTGGCCTGTCCGGTGCGGCAGTATTCCCCATAGCGTTACGGTGCGTGTACGAGTGCGTGCAAACCGTGAAGATTCCGATCATCGGGGTGGGGGGAATAGCATCAGCAGAGGATGCGATCGCGATGCTGATCTCCGGAGCATCAGCAGTGCAGGTGGGCAGCGGGCTTTACAAAAACCCAAACCTGATCACCGAAGTCGTCGACGGTATCGAAAAGTATTTGAAGAAACAAAATGTCATACTTACAAACCTAATCAGCAGCTTGCGTGCCTGA
- a CDS encoding dihydroorotate dehydrogenase electron transfer subunit encodes MRKNNKCDKKSNLSYTKYVVKTNRKINDCDYLITLKPTTTILNPLPGQFLMIDCGEETFLPRPYSVYGMSGNAIVLLVKPVGTGSGLLVCKPAGTTIKLFGPLGNGYDINAAAGKTVFLVSGGTGTASVNYLNEYLQKHGSVTKINFITGARNKSQLVRVQKSSGKCSFNYCTDDGSTGFHGVPTIVLSSALKKIVNPAGNAVIYTCGPSVMMKAVAKIANRYGIKCYASLEERMACGVGACRGCVVKVAGDKNVVVNKTVCHDGPVFDTQILGW; translated from the coding sequence ATGCGTAAAAATAATAAGTGCGATAAAAAAAGTAACTTGAGCTATACAAAATATGTTGTTAAAACTAACCGAAAAATTAATGATTGCGATTATCTGATAACTCTAAAGCCAACTACAACGATACTCAACCCTTTACCGGGACAGTTCTTGATGATTGACTGCGGCGAAGAAACCTTTCTCCCGCGTCCCTACAGCGTGTACGGGATGTCCGGCAACGCAATAGTGTTATTGGTCAAGCCTGTCGGTACGGGCAGCGGGTTGTTGGTATGTAAACCCGCAGGAACAACAATAAAATTATTCGGTCCGTTAGGGAACGGGTACGATATTAACGCAGCAGCCGGGAAAACAGTTTTCCTTGTTTCTGGCGGGACGGGTACTGCATCAGTGAATTATTTAAACGAGTATTTGCAGAAACACGGAAGTGTTACAAAGATAAATTTTATCACCGGTGCGAGAAATAAGAGTCAACTTGTGCGTGTACAAAAAAGTAGCGGGAAGTGTAGTTTTAATTACTGCACAGACGATGGTAGTACAGGATTTCATGGGGTACCTACGATTGTATTATCATCCGCGCTTAAGAAAATAGTAAATCCTGCGGGTAACGCTGTGATTTACACCTGCGGGCCAAGTGTAATGATGAAAGCTGTGGCAAAGATAGCAAATAGGTACGGTATTAAGTGCTATGCGAGTTTGGAAGAACGTATGGCATGCGGCGTTGGCGCGTGCCGCGGGTGCGTAGTAAAAGTTGCGGGTGATAAAAACGTTGTCGTTAACAAAACAGTTTGCCATGACGGGCCGGTGTTCGATACACAAATATTGGGATGGTGA